The Perca flavescens isolate YP-PL-M2 chromosome 23, PFLA_1.0, whole genome shotgun sequence genome has a window encoding:
- the LOC114549848 gene encoding NXPE family member 3-like yields the protein MMMMMMMMDSSEEVMLAHPSEAITVLKRLNSDEPDRIGFKSLFRSGSISETTICNVCLRPTQQPLCNHTDLRTGEPWFCYKPKNLGCDARINHSLGCSTQNLRPNEDKLFQSGVNLKVYIQASGPASVTALPKKEGQPEVESSTVKVAPSGYYYQGVWQALGGTTVRQFNASAISQCLKGKVVHMHGDSTVRQFFEFLDATLPGLRVFDLHGVANTGPFIALDYANNILMKFRFHAPPIHSVHSISTREFRYIANEIDEIIGGTNIVVVFDIWAHFGTYPMETYIRRLKSIHRAVVRLLDRAPGTVVVIRTGAPRELSLYYGLINSDWQSLQCYKVLRIMFKGLNVHLIDAWEMVLAHHLPHNIHPPPPIVENMINVLLSYTCPQMGS from the exons GTGATGCTGGCTCACCCTAGTGAGGCTATCACAGTGCTAAAGAGGCTCAACAGTGACGAACCTGACAGGATTGGCTTCAAGAGCCTCTTCCGCTCAGGCTCAATCTCTGAAACTACCATCTGTAATGTCTGCCTACGTCCAACCCAGCAGCCGCTGTGCAACCACACTGACCTCCGTACAGGCGAGCCTTGGTTCTGCTACAAGCCGAAGAACCTGGGCTGTGACGCCAGGATCAACCACTCATTGGGATGCAGCACACAAAACCTCAGGCCCAACGAGGACAAGCTATTTCAAAG TGGTGTCAACTTGAAAGTGTACATACAGGCTTCAGGTCCTGCCAGTGTCACAGCGTTGCCAAAAAAGGAAG GTCAACCAGAGGTGGAGAGCAGCACTGTCAAGGTTGCACCATCTGGCTATTACTACCAGGGTGTTTGGCAAGCACTAGGTGGTACCACAGTTCGCCAATTCAACGCATCTGCTATCAGTCAGTGTCTGAAAGGCAAGGTGGTCCACATGCATGGGGACTCCACCGTCAGGCAGTTTTTTGAATTCCTCGACGCGACACTACCAG GTCTTAGGGTGTTTGACCTGCACGGTGTGGCGAACACCGGACCTTTCATAGCCTTGGACTATGCAAACAACATCTTGATGAAATTCCGCTTCCACGCTCCTCCTATCCATAGTGTGCATAGTATCTCAACCCGCGAGTTTCGTTACATTGCCAATGAAATAGATGAAATAATCGGAGGCACCAACATTGTTGTAGTTTTTGACATCTGGGCTCACTTTGGCACTTACCCGATGGAGACCTACATCCGGCGGCTGAAGAGCATCCACAGGGCGGTGGTGCGGCTGCTGGACAGGGCTCCAGGGACGGTGGTCGTCATCCGGACCGGGGCCCCCAGAGAGTTGTCACTTTATTATGGGCTAATTAACAGCGACTGGCAGTCGCTGCAGTGTTATAAGGTgctcagaatcatgttcaaaggACTGAACGTTCATCTGATCGATGCCTGGGAGATGGTCCTTGCCCACCACCTGCCGCACAACATCCATCCACCACCTCCCATTGTTGAGAATATgattaacgttcttttgtcCTACACGTGTCCTCAAATGGGCAGCTAG